A region of the Flavobacteriaceae bacterium MAR_2010_188 genome:
AGGCGTTCAACTTTACTCAAATCCTCCAAGGTATTACTATACTCAATTAGCTGACCTTAAGATTGAAATGATTTCTAAAGCAACCGAAGATGCCAGAATCCGGGCAGAAAAAATTGCAGAGCAGTCTGGCAGTAAACTAGGAAGTTTGCTTTCGGCAAAAATGGGCGTCTTCCAGATTACAGGTCAAAACTCCAATGAAGAATATTCTTGGGGCGGAACCTATAACACAGAATCCAAGGATAAAACCGCTTCTATTACTATGAAGCTGGATTATGAGGTTGACTAATTTCTACTGAATGGTTTAAGGAAATTTATTCCTTATTATAACCAAATCGTCTTAACTGCTTGCTATCGCTTCTCCAATTCTTATTGACTTTTACATAAAGTTCGATATGGATTTTTTTGCCGAAAAATTTCTCTAAGTCTTTGCGAGATTCAATCCCAACCCGTTTTAAAGCTGCTCCTTTATGACCGATAATGATTCCTTTTTGGGATTCTCTTTCCACCATAATGACCGACCTGATTCTGATAATGGTCTCTTCTTCAAAGAATTCTTCGGTATCAATTTCAACTGAATAAGGAATTTCCTTTTTGTAGTGCATCAAGATTTTCTCCCTGATGGTCTCGTTTACAAAAAATCGTTCTGGTTTATCTGTTAATTGATCTTTCGGATAAAAGGCCGGTGATTCTGGAAGTAACTCTATAATTCTATTGAAAACATTAGGAACATTAAACCCATTTAGAGCAGAAATCGGATAAATTTCGGCATTCGGAACTTTTTCTGACCACATCTGCACTTGTTCTTCCAGAATTTCTTGATTGGATTTATCGATTTTGTTTAAGAGCAATAAAACCGGGATTTTCGATTTTACGATTTTATCAAAAAAGATTTCATCCTTAAGTTCCCTCTCCCCGATTTCTACCATGTAAATCAGGACATCGGCATCTTCAAAAGCAGATTTCACAAAATCCATCATCGATTCTTGAAGCTGATAGGCAGGTTTAATAATTCCTGGAGTATCAGATAATATCATCTGAAAATCTTCACCATTAACGATGCCTAAAATCCTGTGGCGCGTGGTCTGTGCCTTAGAAGTTATTATTGAAAGCTTTTCGCCAACAAAGGCATTCATCAAAGTGGACTTGCCAACATTTGGGTTTCCTATTATATTTACAAATCCAGCTTTATGCATTTCATTCTTCATATTAAATTGAACAATTAGCCTATTCTAAATTGTCCTTTTCTTCTTCGGTAAGTTCTTCTGCCGGTATATTATAAGTATTGGAATAAACCTTAGTAAAAGCCGCGCCAAAGAACAAAATTAAACAGGAGTAAGATACCCATAATAATATCAATATCACGCTACCTGCTGCGCCGTAAGTAGAGCCAGGGTCTGATTTCCCGAAGTAAAAACTGAGCAAAAATTTACCGAGGTCAAATAAAAGCGCGGTGATCACAGCTCCAATCCAAA
Encoded here:
- a CDS encoding GTP-binding protein Era translates to MKNEMHKAGFVNIIGNPNVGKSTLMNAFVGEKLSIITSKAQTTRHRILGIVNGEDFQMILSDTPGIIKPAYQLQESMMDFVKSAFEDADVLIYMVEIGERELKDEIFFDKIVKSKIPVLLLLNKIDKSNQEILEEQVQMWSEKVPNAEIYPISALNGFNVPNVFNRIIELLPESPAFYPKDQLTDKPERFFVNETIREKILMHYKKEIPYSVEIDTEEFFEEETIIRIRSVIMVERESQKGIIIGHKGAALKRVGIESRKDLEKFFGKKIHIELYVKVNKNWRSDSKQLRRFGYNKE